In Myxococcus virescens, a single window of DNA contains:
- a CDS encoding sigma-70 family RNA polymerase sigma factor, giving the protein MSTRTDEQLMEAARAGDDKALDEVLARHEKQVYRFGLRMCGSEEDAMEVLQETLFSAFRGIHAFRGDAALSTWLYQVARTHCFRLRRRRVGTPEDFQPLDSPAATNVAAEEATPDMVSHARQMGEVLQAAILALPEAHREVLILRDVEGLTAEEAASVVGIEVRALKSRLHRARLQMREHLSTLLGEGAHGQGAGCPELAQELSEFAAEEVDQAACVRLEDHLSRCPRCSDACDALKRTVSLCRRIPGDEVPAPVRAAVRQALSRALPA; this is encoded by the coding sequence ATGTCGACGCGAACCGATGAGCAGTTGATGGAGGCCGCGCGCGCTGGCGACGACAAGGCCCTGGACGAGGTCCTCGCCCGCCACGAGAAGCAGGTGTACCGCTTTGGCCTGCGCATGTGCGGTTCCGAGGAGGACGCCATGGAGGTCCTCCAGGAGACGCTGTTCTCCGCGTTCCGGGGCATCCACGCGTTCCGGGGGGACGCGGCGCTGTCCACCTGGTTGTACCAGGTGGCCCGCACGCACTGCTTCCGCTTGCGCCGCCGTCGCGTCGGCACGCCCGAGGACTTCCAGCCGCTCGACTCGCCCGCGGCCACGAACGTCGCGGCGGAGGAGGCGACGCCGGACATGGTCTCCCACGCGCGGCAGATGGGCGAGGTGTTGCAGGCGGCCATCCTCGCGCTGCCGGAGGCGCATCGAGAGGTGCTCATCCTCCGGGACGTGGAGGGGCTCACGGCCGAGGAGGCGGCCAGCGTGGTGGGCATCGAGGTGCGGGCGCTCAAGAGCCGGCTGCACCGCGCGCGGCTCCAGATGCGCGAGCACCTCTCCACCCTCCTGGGGGAGGGCGCTCACGGACAGGGCGCGGGGTGTCCGGAGCTGGCGCAGGAGCTGTCGGAGTTCGCCGCGGAGGAGGTGGACCAGGCCGCCTGTGTGCGCCTGGAGGACCATCTGTCCCGCTGCCCCCGCTGCAGCGACGCGTGTGACGCGCTCAAGCGCACGGTGTCCCTGTGCCGGCGCATCCCCGGGGATGAGGTCCCCGCGCCCGTGCGCGCGGCGGTACGGCAGGCGCTGTCACGCGCGCTGCCCGCCTGA
- a CDS encoding DsrE family protein, whose amino-acid sequence MNRFLPLLVIALVTAPLASLAAPPSPPAKKEVPARQGKLVFVATTGLEDLGTLSSSLRHVKNAKESGYLSDVVWLTYGRAVVALDPTVKAVPAEVREAAQAAKAAGVRLVACGTALKKYGIDPKTLQPQADVVDDGVAELSRLVAEGYQVIRY is encoded by the coding sequence ATGAATCGCTTCCTGCCGTTGCTCGTCATCGCGCTCGTCACCGCGCCCCTGGCCTCGCTCGCCGCGCCGCCGTCCCCGCCCGCGAAGAAGGAGGTGCCCGCTCGCCAGGGCAAGCTCGTCTTCGTGGCCACCACGGGCCTGGAGGACCTGGGCACCCTCTCCAGCTCCCTCCGGCACGTGAAGAACGCCAAGGAGTCGGGCTACCTCTCGGACGTGGTGTGGCTCACCTACGGCCGCGCGGTGGTGGCGCTGGACCCGACGGTGAAGGCCGTGCCGGCGGAGGTCCGCGAGGCGGCCCAGGCGGCGAAGGCCGCTGGCGTGCGGCTGGTGGCGTGTGGCACCGCGCTGAAGAAGTATGGCATCGACCCGAAGACGCTCCAGCCCCAGGCCGACGTGGTGGACGACGGCGTCGCGGAGCTGTCGCGCCTGGTGGCCGAGGGCTACCAGGTCATCCGCTACTAG
- a CDS encoding YeiH family protein, with the protein MSATSPHRPPEMTAPLASDSISAAPPPGGPWRRRLPGIALAAGLAVVSYGLATLPGLKVVGPLTVALLIGISLRTALGLAPGLMEGTRYSARTVLRLGIVLMGARLDFGLVAKVGPRVLLLALAVIVGGILGIRWVTKRFGVPEKLGTLLAVGTSICGASAVVAASSVTRAEEEDTTLAVGLCGILGTVGVLFYVFVGPLLGLSTAQLAILSGATLHEVAQVMAAAFTWGTSAGDLGTLVKLTRVVLLAPALVVLGLVSGAGGQVRYSLKEPPIPWFVIGFLAVGVLGSVGVVPAAAKAWLSTASVFLMVMAMAAMGLGTHLSMVRRAGMRVVYAGLVGFAALAVSAWGLIHVLSIQ; encoded by the coding sequence GTGAGCGCGACTTCCCCCCACCGTCCCCCTGAAATGACCGCACCTCTCGCTTCCGACTCGATTTCCGCCGCGCCTCCGCCTGGAGGCCCCTGGCGCCGGCGGCTTCCGGGGATCGCGCTCGCCGCTGGACTGGCGGTGGTCAGCTACGGGCTGGCCACGCTCCCCGGCCTCAAGGTGGTGGGGCCCCTCACGGTGGCCCTGCTGATTGGCATCTCACTGCGCACGGCCCTGGGGCTGGCCCCCGGCCTGATGGAGGGCACGCGCTACTCGGCGCGCACGGTGCTGCGGTTGGGCATCGTGCTGATGGGCGCGCGGCTCGACTTCGGGCTGGTGGCGAAGGTGGGCCCACGCGTGCTGCTGCTGGCCCTGGCCGTCATCGTCGGCGGCATTCTGGGCATCCGCTGGGTGACGAAGCGCTTCGGCGTGCCGGAGAAGCTGGGCACGCTGCTGGCGGTGGGGACTTCCATTTGTGGCGCCAGCGCCGTGGTGGCCGCCAGCTCCGTCACCCGCGCGGAGGAGGAGGACACCACGCTGGCGGTGGGGCTGTGCGGAATCCTGGGCACGGTGGGCGTCCTCTTCTACGTCTTCGTGGGGCCGCTGCTGGGGCTGAGCACCGCGCAGCTCGCCATCTTGTCGGGCGCCACGTTGCATGAGGTGGCGCAGGTCATGGCCGCGGCCTTCACCTGGGGCACCTCCGCCGGGGACCTGGGCACGTTGGTCAAGCTCACCCGCGTGGTGCTGCTGGCCCCCGCGCTCGTGGTGCTGGGGCTGGTCTCCGGCGCGGGCGGGCAGGTGCGCTACTCGCTGAAGGAGCCACCCATCCCGTGGTTCGTCATCGGCTTCCTCGCGGTGGGCGTGCTGGGCTCGGTGGGCGTGGTGCCCGCCGCCGCCAAGGCGTGGCTCTCCACCGCCAGCGTCTTCCTCATGGTGATGGCCATGGCGGCCATGGGGCTTGGCACCCACCTGAGCATGGTCCGCCGCGCGGGCATGCGGGTCGTCTACGCGGGCCTCGTTGGCTTCGCCGCCCTGGCGGTGTCCGCCTGGGGGCTCATCCATGTGCTGTCCATCCAGTAG
- a CDS encoding bifunctional metallophosphatase/5'-nucleotidase, whose translation MSRLLSALGALLVLAAGCASSRPPVSASALTSQRQQLTVLYVADLHAQLRAHPELFWRDGKERIEMAGGFARVAAAIQQIRAERGGDVLVLDAGDTIQGSGAAALTEGGVLIEPLNALGLDGAVPGNWEVVYGPAVLRQRARELKHPLFAANLRDAASGERLFPPYLVKEVGGVKVAVVGFTDPDVPRRQPPGYSKGLRYDGPEALPELVREVREREGAQVVLLMSHVGLAKAVGIAARVSGVDAHLSSDTHERTYVPIEQAGSWVVEPGAFGSFLGRMDLWLEDGKVVDRRWELIELTASRFPEDPEMARLVDASLAPYDEQLSSPVGHTDVTLARYAVVENPLDNVLADAIRAAGGTEIGLSNGFRFGTPLLPGPVREADLWNFFPITNKLKTGKVSGRQLRAFWEQELENVFAKDPEKRFGGWLPRPSGMTVRFRSEAPKGQRLLALEVAGEPVVDERLYTVTACEREGDSPDMLCRIPGVQEPQVLDMDAHEAVRRFLAGKPRLSESLEGRAVGEDLPAVLRTQQVQP comes from the coding sequence ATGTCCCGTCTCCTGTCCGCGCTCGGCGCGCTGCTCGTCCTGGCCGCCGGCTGTGCTTCATCCCGGCCCCCGGTCAGCGCGAGCGCTCTCACGTCCCAGCGCCAGCAGCTCACCGTCCTCTACGTGGCGGACCTGCATGCGCAACTGCGCGCCCACCCGGAGCTCTTCTGGCGCGATGGGAAGGAGCGCATCGAGATGGCGGGCGGCTTCGCTCGCGTTGCCGCCGCCATCCAACAGATTCGGGCCGAGCGCGGTGGTGACGTGCTGGTGCTCGACGCCGGCGACACGATTCAAGGTTCGGGCGCGGCTGCGCTCACCGAGGGCGGCGTCCTCATCGAACCGCTCAATGCGCTCGGGCTGGACGGCGCGGTGCCCGGCAACTGGGAGGTGGTGTACGGCCCCGCGGTGCTGCGCCAGCGCGCGCGTGAGCTGAAGCATCCGCTCTTCGCTGCCAACCTGCGTGATGCGGCCAGCGGTGAACGGCTCTTTCCGCCGTACCTGGTGAAGGAGGTGGGCGGGGTGAAGGTGGCCGTGGTGGGCTTCACGGACCCGGACGTCCCGCGCCGCCAGCCCCCGGGGTACAGCAAGGGGCTGCGCTACGACGGCCCGGAGGCGCTGCCGGAGCTGGTGCGCGAGGTGCGCGAGCGCGAGGGCGCCCAGGTGGTGCTCTTGATGTCGCACGTGGGGCTCGCCAAGGCCGTGGGGATCGCCGCCCGGGTGTCTGGCGTGGACGCCCACCTGTCCAGCGACACGCATGAGCGCACCTATGTCCCCATCGAGCAGGCCGGGAGCTGGGTGGTGGAGCCCGGCGCCTTCGGCTCCTTCCTCGGCCGGATGGACTTGTGGCTGGAGGACGGGAAGGTGGTGGACCGCCGCTGGGAGCTCATCGAGCTGACCGCGTCGCGCTTCCCCGAAGACCCGGAGATGGCGCGGCTCGTGGACGCCTCGCTCGCGCCTTATGACGAGCAGCTGTCCTCGCCGGTGGGGCACACCGACGTGACGCTCGCGCGCTACGCGGTGGTGGAGAACCCGCTGGACAACGTGCTGGCTGACGCCATCCGCGCCGCTGGCGGGACGGAGATTGGCCTCTCCAACGGCTTCCGCTTCGGCACGCCGCTGCTGCCCGGCCCCGTGCGCGAGGCGGACCTGTGGAACTTCTTTCCCATCACCAACAAGCTGAAGACGGGCAAGGTGAGTGGCCGCCAGCTTCGCGCCTTCTGGGAGCAGGAGCTGGAGAACGTCTTCGCGAAGGACCCGGAGAAGCGCTTCGGCGGGTGGCTGCCGCGCCCCTCGGGGATGACGGTGCGCTTCCGCTCGGAGGCCCCCAAGGGGCAGCGCCTCCTCGCCCTGGAGGTCGCTGGCGAGCCGGTGGTGGACGAGCGCCTCTACACCGTGACGGCCTGCGAGCGGGAAGGGGACTCGCCGGACATGCTCTGCCGCATCCCCGGCGTTCAGGAGCCGCAGGTGCTCGACATGGACGCGCACGAGGCGGTGCGCCGCTTCCTCGCCGGCAAGCCGCGACTGAGTGAGTCGCTGGAGGGCCGCGCGGTGGGCGAGGACCTGCCGGCCGTGCTCCGCACCCAGCAGGTCCAACCGTGA
- a CDS encoding rhodanese-like domain-containing protein, translated as MKVVFVVAAVFMGLFFFTACTRPRPGDAAVGSEARRRVEAGATLVDVRTPEEFASGHLPGAVNIPVDELARRFGELGSPQTPLVVYCRSGARSGRAERLLKEQGFQDVFNLGPMSTWP; from the coding sequence ATGAAGGTCGTTTTCGTCGTCGCCGCTGTGTTCATGGGTCTCTTCTTCTTCACCGCCTGTACGCGCCCGCGTCCAGGTGACGCCGCGGTGGGGTCCGAGGCCCGCCGCAGGGTGGAGGCAGGCGCCACGCTGGTGGATGTCCGCACGCCCGAGGAGTTCGCGTCCGGTCACCTGCCCGGCGCGGTGAACATCCCGGTGGATGAACTGGCACGGCGGTTCGGAGAGCTTGGCTCGCCGCAGACGCCCCTGGTTGTCTACTGCCGCAGTGGCGCGCGCAGCGGCCGTGCCGAGCGCCTGTTGAAGGAGCAGGGGTTCCAGGACGTCTTCAATCTCGGCCCCATGTCGACGTGGCCGTGA
- a CDS encoding anti-sigma factor family protein, producing the protein MEACSPQWQERLSAWFDGEVQVHEQQAVAHHLSRCAGCAREAARYASLRQALRAEGAAEQRVPPELAERVTRLAPRPRPSFPMRRRLAAGLAAMLASVGVLWTSWPSGMNEALAMDLERHHLKAFSRIAPCEFESSDPAEVRAWVAREVGYPVDVPVVPGATLLGARRCRLHGKLSASLLYRHEEGKAMTLFLPLPGSAAAQEAARFAGDGPRCTQGPVGERICVLPGGGERAALAVSELEPAVLLAALARLAP; encoded by the coding sequence ATGGAAGCCTGTAGCCCCCAGTGGCAGGAGCGTCTCTCCGCGTGGTTCGACGGCGAGGTCCAGGTGCATGAGCAGCAGGCGGTGGCGCACCACCTGTCCCGATGCGCGGGCTGTGCCCGGGAGGCTGCCCGCTACGCGTCGTTGCGGCAGGCGCTGAGAGCGGAGGGCGCCGCGGAGCAGCGAGTGCCGCCCGAACTGGCGGAGCGTGTCACGCGGCTGGCGCCGCGCCCCCGGCCGTCCTTCCCCATGCGGCGGAGGCTGGCGGCGGGCCTGGCCGCGATGCTCGCGTCGGTGGGAGTCCTCTGGACGTCATGGCCCAGTGGCATGAACGAGGCGCTGGCGATGGACCTCGAGCGGCACCACCTCAAGGCCTTCTCTCGGATCGCCCCCTGTGAGTTCGAGTCCTCGGACCCGGCCGAGGTGAGGGCGTGGGTGGCGCGGGAGGTGGGCTATCCGGTGGATGTGCCGGTGGTGCCAGGCGCGACGCTGCTGGGTGCCCGTCGCTGCCGGTTGCATGGAAAGCTCTCCGCCTCGTTGCTGTACCGGCACGAGGAGGGCAAGGCGATGACGCTCTTCCTTCCCCTGCCGGGCTCGGCGGCGGCGCAGGAGGCGGCCCGCTTCGCTGGTGACGGGCCTCGGTGCACGCAAGGGCCCGTGGGCGAGCGCATCTGCGTGCTGCCCGGTGGGGGCGAGCGGGCCGCGCTGGCCGTCTCCGAACTGGAGCCCGCGGTGCTCCTGGCCGCGCTGGCCCGCCTCGCTCCCTGA
- a CDS encoding RNA polymerase sigma factor: MTVSARAFIERALEHLPVLRRVGRRLTGSAAEADDLVQETLARALEQRGALRETARLKAWLLAVQRTVYLNSRRGLRPHLEVLEGGLGRALPPEPSADLEAELHARTLSAGMQAALDSLAPEWRDTLWLREVEELSYEEIAQVQGCPVGTVRSRLARARLAMLDFLEKEKVHGSL; the protein is encoded by the coding sequence ATGACTGTGAGCGCCCGCGCCTTCATCGAACGTGCCCTGGAGCACCTGCCCGTCTTGAGACGGGTGGGGCGTCGCCTGACGGGCAGCGCCGCGGAGGCGGATGACCTGGTCCAGGAGACGCTGGCGCGCGCCCTGGAGCAGCGCGGGGCGCTGAGAGAGACCGCGCGCCTCAAGGCCTGGCTGCTCGCCGTACAGCGCACCGTGTATCTCAACTCCCGCCGGGGGCTGCGGCCTCACCTGGAGGTGCTGGAGGGCGGGCTGGGCCGGGCGCTTCCTCCGGAGCCCTCCGCGGACCTGGAGGCGGAGCTGCACGCCCGCACCTTGAGTGCGGGGATGCAGGCGGCGCTCGACTCCCTGGCGCCGGAGTGGCGCGACACGTTGTGGCTGCGGGAAGTCGAGGAGCTGAGCTACGAGGAGATTGCCCAGGTGCAGGGCTGCCCGGTGGGCACCGTGCGCTCGCGGTTGGCGAGGGCGCGGCTGGCGATGCTCGACTTCCTCGAGAAGGAGAAGGTCCATGGAAGCCTGTAG
- a CDS encoding DUF6691 family protein, which translates to MRSSLSAFLSGLIFALGLGLAGMTDPANVLGFLDIAGDWDYRLAFVMGGAIAVHAALRPLIHRRAQPLFAARFPAFAASKPDAKLLVGSALFGVGWGLGGYCPGPALTSLATGAFPLLVFVPAMFAGFYLAQVMQARSGVGAPRPGTSHVGVTPAP; encoded by the coding sequence ATGCGTTCCTCCCTCAGTGCGTTCCTCAGTGGCCTCATCTTCGCCCTCGGCCTGGGCCTCGCCGGCATGACGGACCCGGCCAACGTCCTCGGCTTCCTCGACATCGCAGGCGACTGGGACTACCGGCTCGCGTTCGTGATGGGTGGCGCCATCGCCGTTCACGCGGCGCTGCGGCCCCTCATCCACCGGCGCGCGCAGCCCCTGTTCGCCGCGAGGTTTCCCGCGTTCGCCGCCAGCAAGCCGGACGCGAAGCTCCTCGTGGGCTCGGCCCTCTTCGGTGTGGGTTGGGGGCTGGGCGGCTATTGTCCCGGTCCCGCGCTCACCTCGCTGGCGACCGGGGCCTTCCCGTTGCTCGTCTTCGTGCCCGCCATGTTCGCGGGCTTCTACCTCGCGCAGGTGATGCAGGCGCGGAGCGGCGTGGGTGCACCGCGTCCAGGGACTTCGCACGTAGGCGTCACGCCCGCTCCCTAG
- a CDS encoding MBL fold metallo-hydrolase produces the protein MIFRQLFDSESSTYTYLIGDEATRQAALIDPVLEQVDRDLQLVAELNLTLTHVFDTHVHADHITAAGALRERTQATVVGSVNGASCANVQVRHGDEVRVGQLVFQVLATPGHTDDSISYLLGDRVFTGDALLVRGNGRTDFQNGNASQLYDSLTRVLFTLPDETLVYPGHDYKGRTVTSIAEEKRHNPRVAGKSREEFIHIMENLNLPKPRLIDAAVPANRACGHTAPSPQGA, from the coding sequence ATGATTTTCCGGCAGCTTTTCGATTCCGAGTCCTCGACGTACACGTACCTCATCGGCGACGAGGCCACGCGCCAGGCCGCCCTCATCGACCCCGTGCTGGAGCAGGTCGACCGCGACCTGCAGCTGGTGGCCGAGCTGAACCTCACCCTCACCCACGTCTTCGACACCCACGTCCACGCCGACCACATCACCGCGGCGGGTGCACTGCGGGAGCGCACGCAGGCCACAGTGGTGGGGAGCGTGAACGGCGCCAGTTGCGCCAACGTCCAGGTCCGCCACGGGGACGAGGTGCGCGTCGGGCAGCTCGTCTTCCAGGTACTCGCCACCCCGGGACACACGGACGACAGCATCAGCTACCTGCTCGGCGACCGCGTCTTCACCGGGGATGCGCTGCTCGTGCGCGGCAACGGACGCACCGACTTCCAGAACGGGAACGCGAGCCAGCTCTACGACAGCCTCACGCGCGTCCTCTTCACCCTCCCCGATGAGACGCTCGTCTACCCCGGCCACGACTACAAGGGCCGCACGGTGACGAGCATCGCCGAGGAGAAGCGACACAACCCCCGCGTGGCCGGCAAGAGCCGGGAGGAATTCATCCACATCATGGAGAACCTCAACCTGCCCAAGCCCAGGCTGATTGACGCCGCCGTCCCGGCCAACCGCGCCTGTGGACACACGGCACCCTCACCCCAAGGGGCTTGA
- a CDS encoding rhodanese-like domain-containing protein → MTPRPYQDITPSQLDTLGPEVRRIDVREPDEYTGPLGHLPGAELVPLGTLEAAASAWPREAPLLLICRSGGRSAQAARLLAHGGFKHLFNLAGGMLAVRDPLAPRPQG, encoded by the coding sequence ATGACACCCCGCCCCTATCAGGACATCACGCCCTCGCAGCTCGACACGCTCGGCCCCGAGGTGCGGCGCATCGACGTGCGCGAGCCGGACGAGTACACCGGCCCCCTGGGCCACCTGCCTGGAGCCGAGCTCGTCCCCCTGGGCACGCTCGAGGCCGCCGCCAGCGCGTGGCCGCGCGAGGCGCCGCTGCTGCTCATCTGCCGCTCGGGCGGGCGCTCCGCGCAGGCGGCGCGGCTGCTCGCCCACGGCGGCTTCAAACACCTCTTCAACCTGGCAGGCGGGATGCTCGCCGTGCGCGACCCGCTCGCGCCGCGGCCCCAAGGCTGA
- a CDS encoding sulfite exporter TauE/SafE family protein, which translates to MPLLGFSLAALMGLSLGLLGGGGSIITVPILVYVLGFGAKESIAMGLAVVGVTSLFGAASHWRRGNVQWKAALVFGTVAMAGTYAGARLSALISGTTQLLLFATVMLVSAVFMFRNGRKDSAQAPEPRKASFPLMALAALGVGGLTGLVGVGGGFLIVPALVLLVGLPMKQAVGTSLLVIALNSLVGFAGYLGHVEVPWVSLGIFTAIAVVGILLGTWASHFVSQATLKAAFSGFLVVMGVFIFFKNREALGLGAGAGTTQNAH; encoded by the coding sequence ATGCCCCTTCTCGGCTTCTCCCTCGCGGCGCTCATGGGCCTGTCGCTCGGCCTGCTCGGCGGTGGTGGCTCCATCATCACCGTCCCCATCCTCGTGTACGTCCTGGGCTTCGGGGCCAAGGAGTCCATCGCCATGGGACTGGCCGTGGTGGGCGTCACCAGCCTCTTCGGTGCGGCGAGCCACTGGCGCAGGGGCAACGTCCAGTGGAAGGCGGCCCTCGTCTTCGGGACGGTGGCCATGGCGGGCACCTACGCCGGGGCGCGCCTGTCCGCGCTCATCTCCGGGACGACGCAGCTGCTGCTCTTCGCCACGGTGATGCTCGTCTCCGCCGTGTTCATGTTCCGCAATGGCCGGAAGGACTCCGCGCAGGCGCCCGAGCCCCGGAAGGCGTCATTCCCCCTCATGGCCCTGGCCGCCCTCGGAGTGGGCGGCCTCACCGGTCTGGTCGGCGTGGGCGGCGGCTTCCTCATCGTCCCGGCGCTGGTGCTGCTGGTGGGCCTGCCCATGAAGCAGGCGGTGGGCACCAGCCTGCTCGTCATCGCCCTCAACTCCCTCGTGGGCTTCGCTGGCTACCTCGGCCACGTCGAGGTGCCCTGGGTCTCCCTTGGCATCTTCACGGCCATCGCCGTGGTGGGCATCCTGCTGGGCACCTGGGCGTCCCACTTCGTCTCCCAGGCGACGCTCAAGGCAGCCTTCTCCGGCTTCCTCGTCGTGATGGGCGTCTTCATCTTCTTCAAGAACCGGGAAGCGTTGGGGCTGGGGGCCGGCGCCGGCACGACGCAGAATGCCCACTGA
- a CDS encoding SAM-dependent methyltransferase: MAEQPPDAATQWDARFSHPAYVYGTQPNDFLVEMASRLPPGGRVLSLGEGEGRNAVYLASLGHAVTAVDASSVGLQKAKQLAVERGVNIETRVSDLAHFTFAPEAWDAAIVIFCHLPPALRRRVHGALVKSLRPGGLVLLEAYTPAQLGFRTGGPPVEELLYTAEALREDFAGLELPVLRELTREVREGTLHTGRAAVVQLVGRKAT; the protein is encoded by the coding sequence ATGGCCGAGCAGCCCCCCGACGCAGCCACTCAATGGGACGCACGCTTCAGTCACCCGGCGTATGTCTATGGCACCCAGCCCAACGACTTCCTCGTGGAGATGGCCTCACGCCTCCCTCCCGGCGGGCGCGTGCTGAGCCTCGGTGAGGGCGAGGGCCGCAACGCCGTCTACCTCGCCTCCCTGGGCCACGCCGTCACCGCCGTGGACGCGTCGAGCGTGGGGCTCCAGAAGGCGAAGCAGCTGGCAGTCGAGCGCGGCGTCAACATCGAGACGCGCGTCAGTGACCTGGCGCACTTCACCTTCGCGCCGGAGGCGTGGGACGCGGCCATCGTCATCTTCTGTCACCTGCCCCCCGCCCTGCGGCGGCGGGTGCATGGCGCGCTGGTGAAGAGCCTCCGCCCCGGTGGCCTGGTCCTCCTCGAAGCGTACACGCCCGCTCAGCTGGGCTTCCGCACGGGCGGTCCGCCTGTCGAGGAGCTCCTCTACACGGCGGAGGCCCTGCGCGAGGACTTCGCGGGGCTGGAGCTGCCCGTGCTCCGTGAGCTGACGCGCGAGGTCCGCGAGGGGACCCTGCACACCGGCAGGGCCGCCGTGGTGCAGCTCGTCGGTCGCAAGGCGACGTGA
- a CDS encoding imm11 family protein, with protein MERNFYWVGLADVPRWLVETPTRTTGEEFDEPWMFTDGCVLADPGSINSKISHPGTKRAFVFGGVERTPIVSEALANVFRTLAPDDVQLFPVSIEGESERYFVVNAIRVVDAIDEARCREVHHYDEGDPAPGYEGEYNWIYGLRIDPLKTEGAHVFRLKKFKIAFIVSEDIKNALERVGNLGVSFERVTEAPDLH; from the coding sequence GTGGAACGGAACTTCTATTGGGTAGGCTTGGCGGACGTGCCTCGATGGCTTGTTGAGACACCCACGCGGACAACCGGCGAAGAGTTCGACGAGCCTTGGATGTTCACAGATGGGTGTGTCCTTGCAGACCCTGGCTCCATCAATTCTAAGATTTCACATCCGGGTACGAAGCGCGCGTTTGTGTTTGGAGGGGTTGAACGCACACCTATCGTCAGCGAAGCACTCGCGAATGTCTTCAGGACACTGGCTCCCGATGACGTCCAACTGTTTCCGGTGTCGATAGAGGGAGAGTCCGAACGGTACTTCGTCGTCAATGCAATCAGGGTGGTTGACGCCATAGACGAGGCACGGTGCCGGGAGGTGCATCACTATGACGAGGGCGACCCTGCCCCTGGATATGAAGGAGAGTACAACTGGATCTACGGACTGCGAATCGACCCCTTGAAGACTGAGGGCGCGCACGTCTTTCGGCTGAAGAAGTTCAAGATCGCCTTCATTGTCTCGGAGGACATCAAGAACGCGCTCGAACGAGTCGGGAACCTGGGCGTGTCGTTCGAGCGCGTGACCGAGGCTCCCGACCTTCATTGA
- a CDS encoding AHH domain-containing protein, which produces MRLVVVVPLLLLSAGCATTRVVHIDAGNGQRLVHESVDVDPVEVSEDEFKSALTRLILDMRMDVAFRAADAADEREWGRSWTLLASSKGLADSGSGSSPESLYARICPDADDCLTLVGGTGLTFSRKDRTLLALSFALDTVWASVEAEVGKVLNPAALKALVTSAALTLLLTLALPEPVTKVIAVALTAAMVAYLGVVPVWEIGRGFVRLWDDAGTAMSVIELQDIGHRFGRVLGTNGTRVLVLVVMAALGGKNAMAAQGPRLPGFPQAAIRAQAEAGFQLGAAMNGGVTYIALPAAGVLNVALSPGAAAALLMYGEGRFPGDETGPVHHICTNKSPISDATGGPWTPECERIFKKAGMTLEDAANKVRLNGHEGPHPEFYHNQVMTRLERSVTRCRTTESCRASLLKELAKIADELLTPGSELRSFIVK; this is translated from the coding sequence ATGCGATTGGTTGTGGTGGTGCCGTTGCTGCTTCTTTCGGCGGGGTGTGCGACCACCCGCGTTGTCCATATCGATGCTGGAAATGGTCAGCGACTCGTCCACGAGTCGGTAGATGTTGACCCAGTGGAAGTGAGCGAGGACGAATTCAAGTCTGCCCTCACGCGGCTCATCCTCGACATGCGCATGGATGTTGCGTTCCGAGCGGCTGACGCTGCGGATGAACGAGAATGGGGGCGCTCCTGGACCCTGCTGGCATCCTCGAAGGGCCTTGCTGATTCCGGCTCGGGGAGTTCACCTGAGTCTTTGTACGCGCGCATCTGCCCCGACGCGGACGACTGCTTGACCCTGGTGGGCGGGACGGGGCTGACGTTCTCGCGAAAGGACCGGACGCTCCTGGCGCTGTCCTTCGCGCTCGACACCGTTTGGGCGAGCGTCGAGGCCGAGGTCGGCAAGGTGCTGAACCCGGCGGCGCTCAAGGCCCTGGTGACGTCGGCCGCGCTGACACTGCTCCTCACGCTGGCGTTGCCCGAGCCCGTCACCAAGGTCATCGCGGTAGCTCTGACGGCGGCGATGGTGGCCTACCTGGGCGTGGTGCCTGTCTGGGAGATCGGGCGCGGATTCGTCCGGTTGTGGGATGATGCGGGGACGGCGATGAGCGTCATCGAGCTACAAGACATCGGGCATCGGTTCGGGCGGGTGCTCGGCACGAACGGCACGCGCGTCCTGGTGCTCGTCGTCATGGCGGCGCTTGGAGGAAAGAACGCGATGGCAGCCCAGGGGCCGAGACTCCCGGGTTTCCCTCAGGCCGCGATTCGAGCGCAGGCCGAGGCGGGGTTTCAGCTCGGTGCGGCGATGAATGGCGGCGTCACGTACATCGCACTTCCCGCTGCCGGTGTCCTGAACGTCGCCCTATCACCCGGAGCCGCTGCGGCCCTGCTGATGTACGGGGAGGGGCGGTTCCCTGGCGATGAGACGGGGCCGGTTCACCACATCTGCACGAACAAGAGCCCCATCTCCGACGCGACTGGCGGTCCTTGGACGCCAGAGTGCGAGAGGATTTTCAAGAAGGCCGGGATGACTCTTGAGGACGCTGCAAACAAGGTGCGGCTCAATGGGCACGAGGGTCCTCATCCCGAATTCTATCACAATCAGGTGATGACTCGCCTTGAACGGTCTGTTACGCGTTGCAGAACGACGGAGAGCTGCCGGGCCAGTTTGCTGAAGGAACTCGCGAAGATTGCAGACGAGTTGCTTACTCCGGGCTCAGAATTGCGCAGCTTCATCGTAAAGTAG